Sequence from the Pararhizobium gei genome:
ATTACTCGATGAAAATGCGCTGTATGCCATTGAGTTTCCCGATGAAGATGACGAAGCTGAAAGCAAAGACTGACCCATCACACCCTCTCAATCCGCAGGCCAAGTACCTTCAGGCCATGAACGAGATTGTCCGCAACCGATCGGGCCGCGATAGCCACGGCTGACACGGCATAACCGTCCGCGCCGCCGATCCCGTCCCCGATTTTGTCCAGGGCGTGCAGAAGGTCACGGACCTCCTCGGCATCATCGATCGCCGCCTGAAGCTTCATGTCGTGTTCGGCAGCCAGCGCGCCGGCAACAGCGGCATCCAGCTCGGGATCCTCGGCAGAAAAATAATTCTTGTTCATCTCCGCGTCGAGCGCGTCGAGGACATCGCCGGCTGCGGCGTCGGCAAGGGCTACGTCGTCATCGAACGGTGCGGAAATTGTTGCCACACCGGCGTGATTTTGGGCGGCAAAGACGGTATCGTCAGCCGGATATCGGGGAACGAGGCGGGTAGGGGCGGTCATTGGATGCCACCCGCTTGCTGCTTTTCCCATTGAAGATATTCCAAGGCGAGCGGGTCGCCGTTTTTCGCCTTTGCCAGGGCACATTCCCCCAACGTCATGCCTTCCGGCATTCCATCGAACAGAGGCGCCAACCGATCAAGCGCGGCGGCTTCCGCCAAGCCAGCATCTGCGCGACGGCGCAAGCCCTCGATCGCTTCTTCGAAGCAAGCAAAAACATCATTCTCGGTAGCGGCAGGAAACCGCTTCAGAAGGTCGGCCATCACTGCCGGGATGTTACCGGCAAGATCAGGCGGGAAGTCTATGATCGCTTCTACGATCTGGCTTCGAAGGACATCGTTCATCGTCATCTCCTTGGATTTGTTGGGCCTTTGCGGCGGGCCCTGCGCCGTTACTTCGACGTGCGGCCGGCCACGAAGCCGACAGCAACGAGCGCGATGCTCGTCACGAAATCCAGCGCCGCCGCCAGCAGTGTGAACTGCAGAAGGACGAGGACACCGGCGACCGTCGCCAGGACGATCGCTTTGCCGGACTTGGCAAAATCAGACATCGTAGTTCGCCAGATTGAGGCCGAGCTTCGACGCGATCTTGCCGAGGACTTCCTTTTCCTTGGCGTCGATGCCGCCATGGTCGGCCACGTCCAGCGCCGAAAGCAGGACTGTTTCCGCCATGTCGTGATCGGACGCGATCTGCTCGATTTCGGTGTAGAGACCGGAGCGGCCAACACGGCCTCCCTGGGCACGCTTCAGCATGACATCGGCAGTGCGCTCGATTTCGGCGCCCTTGAAGGCCGCAGACAGGTTGGCGTTGGAAGAGATGGCCTTGACGGTCTGATCGACTTCGGCGTCGGAGACATCGCCATCGGCGGCGGCGACCAGTGCGGACGCGGCGCAAACGGCTTCAAGGAAGTCCTTGCGTCCGGAATACTTGTTGAGATTTCCAGACAGTTTTGATTTCAGCGCGGCAAACATTCAAGATCCTCATCGGTTGGGTTTGAACCAGTCGATAAGGCCAGCCCCATCGATCTGATGAGGCGATTGATAGCAACAAGCTATCTTGTAATCAACAATTAAATGTGTGGTTAGATGCCGATCAGCTCAATAAGAGGCACAACTCGGTGCATGGAAACGATGTCATCCCGTTCATATTCAATTGTTTTTGCCGGGTTGAACTGCTCGACAATTATTTTGCTTCCGTTGCGGCGAACCAGGCGCTTTATGTAGCTGTCCGGTGCTGAACCCTCGTCGCGCTGGCGAAGCTGGATGACGACGTAATCACCGATCGCGGGCAGGCGGGACGGGCTCGCATAGATCGGTTCACCATCTTCAAACCGAGGCCACATGCTGGTGCCGGTCACGAACAATCCATAAATGTCGCGCATGTTCGCGGCTCCCGGTGGTCTCCGGAAGTAGTCTATCGTTTGCCCGTTGAAGAAAAAGTTACCGTCGTCGCCGCCGACAGTCTGACCTAAGACTGGCACGTCTTTCGGCAGGTCATTGAAGTGAATGATGGTCGGCTCGACACTTGCTGCTTGTTTCGGAACAGAACTATCGCCATCGAGCAGATAGTCAACTGTCGTATCCAGCGCCCTTGCCAGTTCAGCAATATAGCGCGATTTGTTTGTCTGTCCGCCTTCAAGGTTGTTGATGGCCTGCTGGCTTACGCCGACGCGCCGGGCGAGGTCCATTTGCGACCACCCCATTTCCAAACGTTTTGCTTTCACTCTTGCGCCAAGTGACATCGAATTTTCCTGTCAAGTTGATTCGTGCCTTATCTACAAGTAATTTTGTCGGGTGTCTCAACAAGATTTCGCTTGTTAAAAACAAAATGACTTGTTAGTTAATGGGCATGAAACACGAAGCACTTAACAAGGCCTTAGAGGCCGCTGGCGGTCAAACCGCCCTTGCAGCACTTTTGGAAGTCTCTCAACAGCGCGTTTGGGGGTGGGTTCACAAAAGCAGCAAGGGCCTTCCTGCAGAGTATGTCCTCGCAGTTGAAAAGGCGACGGGGGTCTCTCGTCACGACCTGCGGCCTGACGTCTATCCTCTGGAGATGTCCGCGTGACGGCTCCCGACGCCTGCGAGCCAACATCGTCCGAAATCCAGACGATGCCGCCAGGGTCCGTCCGCCGTGAAATTCCCGCTGACCCTGGCATAATCCGCGCCGCGCAATGGCTAGCCGAGCTTTCCCGCAAGATGCAGTTGAACCGGAGGATCTACGGATGACCGGAACTCCCCGTTCAACCGAATTTGTCGATATCAATGTCGTCGAGATCCATGACCGTCTCCGGGCGGTTAACGACGCAGACGTCAAGCGCGTCGCAGAGTCCATGGCCTCGATAGGCCAACGGACGCCGATTTCCGTGAGATACTATGAGGCGAGGCCGGAAGGGTTCCCGCCTTCCGATATGTCCGACGCCATGGTTCTCTGGACAGGCGCTACCCGTCTGGCGGCTGCGAAGCTTCTTGATTGGGAGAAGATCGAATGCTTCGTCTACGACGGGGGAGAAGACATCGACGCCCGGTTGTGGGAGATCGCTGAGAACCTCCACCGCTCGGAACTGACGGCACTCGAACGTGATGAGCACGTTGCCCTTTGGGTGGTGCTGAACGAGGAACGAATTTCGGCGCAGGTTGCGCCGAAAATGGATAGGGGCCGGCCCGAAGGCGGCATCAATGCGGCCTCCCGAGAACTTGGCATCGAGCGCACCGATGCGCAACGCGCCGTTAAGGTCGCTTCTCTTTCTGACGAGGCAAAGCAGGCGGCGAAGGAGGCTGGCCTTGAAGATAATCGCACTGCGCTCCTCGAAGCCGCAAAACATACCGATGCCGCTGCGCAGGTAAAAGCCTTGCAAGACCGGCAGGCCAAGCAGGCAGAAGACAAAGCACAGCGAGAGATCAACGATGCCCACAGGCAAACTATCAAGGATGCTCTTCCGCAGGCGATCAAGGATCGTGCGGATTATGCCAAAACGACTGCCGTGCCGACATATGACGGTCTGACGGCCGACCAGCGCATAGCCGAATTGGAAGAGCAAGTCCGCGTTCTCGAGGCGGACTACGCCGCGGCCATTGCCGAGATCAAGACGTTCTCTGAAATGCGGGCCGAATACGAGCTTGGTGGTTTCGAAAAAGTCATTGCTGGCAAGGACGAAACCATCCGGGGTTTGCGCACAAGAGTGTCCAGCGAAAGCGAGGAGAAGGCCCGCAACTTCCGCGCCATGGAATACTGGAAAAAGCAGGCGCAGCTTTTGGGGTGGAGGTCCAACCGCGCCGAGTCCGAAACCGGCCCATCCGAGACTGAGCAGTTCAATCAGATCGATGGTGCGGCCGAAGAATGAGCATCATCGAAAGCCAACTGCAGCTTTATGATTTTCAGGTCGATGCCGTCGAAAAGCTTCGCGGCTCGTTTGCCTCCGGTATGCGCAAGGTCATTCTTGCAGCGCCGACCGGCTTCGGAAAGACGGAAGTCGGCATTGACATCATCACGCGAAATCAACTGAAGGGTTCGTCGGCCTGGTTCATTGTCGATCGCGTGACGCTGGTCGGACAGACGAGCGACCGCTTTCATTCCTACGGCATCCGGCATGGCGTCATTCAGGGCAAACACGATCTGACCGACTATAACCGGCCGGTGCAGATCGTCAGCGCTCAAACGCTGGCCCGACGGACGATGATCGACCTGCCGGACCTGATCATCGTTGACGAGGCGCATTGCCGTTATCAGTCCGTCATCGACCTGATCGCAGAGGCTTCCCATTCCCGCGTCATTGGACTGACGGCCACACCGTTTTCGGCGGGCATGGCGGAGGACTGGGATGGTGTCGTCAACGGCACGACTGTCAACGAGCTGCTGCGGCGTGGCTATCTGACGCCCCTCAAGATCAAAGCTTGCGTCACGCCGGACATGAGGAACGCCAAAAAGAAATTCGACGGCGAATATGACGAGGAAGACGCGGGCCAGCGCGGCATCATCATTGTTGGCGATGTCGTCGCGACATGGATTGAGCAAACGGCAAAATTCTTTGGCGGGCCGGTCAAGACCATCGTGTTTTCACCGTCGGTCAAGCATGGTGAGGAGCTTTGCCGCCAGTTCGCGGAGGCGGGCTTCAATTTCCAGCAGATCAGCTATCTGGATAAATCCGACGCCGACCGCGACGCAAAAATCCGAGAGTTTCGCAAACCGGACAGCGTGATAGACGGCCTGGTATCCTGCGCGATCCTCACCAAAGGTTTTGACGTCAAGGACGTTCTCTGCGGCGTTTCCTGCCGGCCCTACGCGAAATCCTTCAGTTCACACATTCAGGAACTGGGCCGCGTAATGCGCGTGGCGCCAGGGAAAGAGTTCGGCTTGTGGCTCGATCACTCCGGCAATTGCGTTTCCTTCGCGGATGATACCGCATGGCTGTACGAATATGGCGTCGAAAGCCTGTCTGCTGCGCAGCGCAAGGACAGCGAAGCGCGGGAACCGACCGAAAAGAAAAAGCAGGAATATTTCTGCGGCCAATGCGGACTTCAGATTGCCCCCGCTGCAATGGCCTGTGTCGCATGTGGATGGCAGCGCCCGGCCTATGGCGCAATCGAGGTTGTCGAGGGCAGCCTTATCGATGTCGATCTTTCCGCCAAGGTTTCATTCAAACCGCGTTCGGGCCTTCGCGCCGCGTGTCTCGGTGACCCGAAGGCCGTCTGGAACGCCTCGCTCGCCTACTGCATGTCGAATACCCGCAAGGGTGAGGATGTGGCCCGGAAGTGGGCGCTGGGAGTCTGGCGCGGCATCTATCCCGACAGCAGACTTCCCACAGGCCTCTACGATGTGCAGTGCCGCCCGAATGATGTCGAACCGAACGCATGGAGCCTGATCGAGCGTGAAGTTCAACGCTTCCGCAAGAATTCCGCGAGGAAGGCAGCATGACGGAAGAGGAGGCAATCAGCAAGGCATGCGCGGATGTAGGTATCATCGCCCCAAAGGGCCGCGCCGCCGGCCGCTGGCTGAAGACGGATACCTTGTCCGGCCGCAATGGCAAGGGCGATGGCCGCGTTATGATCAACGACGCCTGTGTGACCGGCTTCAATTGGCAAACAGGCGAGACGGTCACCGTATGGCTTCAGGATCAGAAATCGCCGGTCGTTCGCCGGCAGATGCGCGAACAGATCGCCAAGCATGGTGCCGAGCAGAAAAAGCGGGCGGATCGGGCCGCGAAAATCGCAGGAGCGCTTGTCGCTGTCGCCGTCCAGCAGACGCATTCCTATCTCGAAGGAAAAGGTTTCCCTGACGAGAAAGTGCTCGTCGTCGGTGCCGACGCTGTAGCGGAGATTGCCGGGCGATATCTGGTCCCCGACGGCGGCAAGAGCGCCATTGTCGTGCCCGCGCGTGTCGGCACCGATATTCGCAACGCGCAACTCATCTGGGAATGCGGCGAAAAGAAATTCCTTTACGGCGGCCAAATGGAGGGCGCCAGCCACCGGATTTCCACCGGGCGTGACTGTTGGCACTGCGAGGGGCTTTCAACCGGCCTTTCTCTTCGCGCCGCCTTCCAAGCCCTCAGGGCGAACGTAACGATCCTGTGCTGCTTCTCTGCAAGCAATGTCGAGGCCGTCACCCGCTTTCCATCCGGGCGGCCATTCATAGCCACCGACAACGACAAGCCGCTTCCGCAATACGACGGAATGGGTGCGGGCGAATACTTCGCCAAGCGCAGCGGTGTCCCCTTCCTGATGCCGCCACAGATTGGCGACGACTTCAATGACCTCCATCAGCGCGAGGGCGTCTTTGTCGTCCAGCGCCTGATCTGCGATTTCCTGAAAGGCATTCGAACATGATCGAGCGTGACGGCTTCTTTTCCATACCGTTGCTGCCGGCAGAAATGCGCGAGCAGAAGCAGCGACTTCCTGAAGACAAAAGCGAGTGGCCGAAGAGGTTTCTGGAGGAATACCGGCGATTGCACGCTGCGTTCACCGCCGGGAAGGGCACCTTCGTTGCGTGGGCTAGAAAGGACAGAGACCCGCGGATGACGCGGACGGCCAAGCTGGTTCTTGCCTATCTCGTGGACTGCTTGAATTTCAATACCGGGCGCTGTGATCCGTCGCAACGAACGATCGCAGACGAAATCGGTGTGAGCGTCCGAACAGTCGAGCGTGCCATCAAGCAGGTCATGGAAGCCGGCTGGATGGACGTATCGAGACGGGGAAAGACTGTCACGAATTTCTATCGGTTTCGGGTTCCGAAGGCCAAGATCGATGCCCTTATTGGGGCCGCTGACGTCCTCCGGCAGTTGCGGATCGAGGCGCGAAACACCCGTCTCTCCCTCAATAGTGACCCGTCACCAATGTCGGATCACCCGGCAAGTGACCCGACACCAGTGACGGCTCATGATCCGACATCCATGACGGTTCGTGACCCGACACCAGTGACGGGTAAACCTATGAAGAGAACCTTTGAAGATGAACCTCTGAACGAGAAGGTAACATCCGTAGAAAAGGTAATGGAGGATACAGGGGGTGACCCCTTCCTTCCTTACGACCGGCATGTCTCTCCGAATGAGGGGCGCTTCTTCCTGACTGAGCTTGGTGTTGCCCGTTCCGACATGGACGACTGCCTGCGTCGGCTTCTCGGCGGCAATCTCACTCCCTACGACATCGAAATGACGCGGCAGAAGCGAGGTGCGGCATGAACCAGCTTGATCTTTTCGAGTGGGCAGACAATCGGCCGACGGCCAAGGTCATCGACATCATGCCAGCACTTATCAGCAAGATCGCCCGCGAGCCTTATCCGGTGCCGCCGAAGAACGGCGACGTCGTACCGCTGAAAAGGAGTGCGTCATGACAGAACCGACATTCACGACCCCATGGGACAACGATCCGCTGATGCTTCCGGCTTTCGTCGGCTGCGTCTCCTGGGCGCTCGGCAACGATGAGATCGTGGCCCGCTACAAGATGGAAACAGGCGACACGCTGTTCGGCATTCCCGGCGCTGGAGAGCCTGCACACTTCGTCCAGCGGTTTTCCGATTGGGTTGCCGAGAACATCTTCGGCACGCCCGACGATGTCTACAGCGATGGCAAGAAGGGGGCGGTTCATTGAATGCTCCCGTAAATCACGCAATGCAGCCGATCTTCAAGCCGCGTCAGGATTTTGGACCAACCGCAGATTTTGTGGCTGGCTGGCATAATTGGACACAGGAGACCGGAAGGCCTGAAGACTATCCTGGGGTGACGAAGACCCGAGCCACCGACAGCACCGGCCTGCGGCTCCTGTCCGAGAAGATCAGGGTCCCTGTCGCAAGGCGTGCTGGTGGAGAACGGGTGCCTTGCCCGATTTGCTCGCCGAATAGGCCAAAGTTCGTCATCGGACTGATGGCATACTTCCCGGCTGACAGCGGGGTCCGTTTCATTGGCCATGATTGTGCGGACACGCATTTCACCGACGATTTCAGGCAGGCTGAAGTCCGCTTCCGTGCCGAGGTGCAGGCTGTCGAGATACAGGCTCTCTGGACTGAGCTTGCACCTCGGGGCGTAGAGATGGCGTCGAAGGCGGTCGGCTTGATGACGGTCACGCGACCGCTGCAAATGTGCCGTGACGCATTCGGCTATCACATCACCGACTTCGCGCAATTCCTTTACCGGAACCGGCCCGGCTCGATATCAAAACAAGATGAGAAGACACGCAAGGCGGTCTATAGCGTCGCCGGCCTGAGCTTCCTTTCCGATACGTTCCGGCCTCACGACAAGCTGCGGGAGATCGCATCGGGCATCAGGGAGCTGCACAGGCCGCTTCCCGACTGGAACAGTGACAGCGGCACGAGCGCGGCCTTGAAAGAGATCGGCCAGCGAGGACAGAAGCTTCAAGCGGCAATCAAGGCGCTGCCCAAGCTCGTCAGCGAGATCGGGGATGCGCGGCAATTCCTCACGCGCGAAAGCTTTCGTCGGATCGATCGCTGGCATCGCGGCGGATCCTCTCCCTTCGCGTCTCTTTTGATGGAATTGGAAGGCGGCTTCGTATCGGTTCAGGCCACCAGTTTCGAGCGCACCTATTCAATTCGTGCGGAAGTTTCCGCCGATATT
This genomic interval carries:
- a CDS encoding TerB family tellurite resistance protein; this encodes MFAALKSKLSGNLNKYSGRKDFLEAVCAASALVAAADGDVSDAEVDQTVKAISSNANLSAAFKGAEIERTADVMLKRAQGGRVGRSGLYTEIEQIASDHDMAETVLLSALDVADHGGIDAKEKEVLGKIASKLGLNLANYDV
- a CDS encoding XRE family transcriptional regulator — protein: MSLGARVKAKRLEMGWSQMDLARRVGVSQQAINNLEGGQTNKSRYIAELARALDTTVDYLLDGDSSVPKQAASVEPTIIHFNDLPKDVPVLGQTVGGDDGNFFFNGQTIDYFRRPPGAANMRDIYGLFVTGTSMWPRFEDGEPIYASPSRLPAIGDYVVIQLRQRDEGSAPDSYIKRLVRRNGSKIIVEQFNPAKTIEYERDDIVSMHRVVPLIELIGI
- a CDS encoding helix-turn-helix domain-containing protein; this translates as MKHEALNKALEAAGGQTALAALLEVSQQRVWGWVHKSSKGLPAEYVLAVEKATGVSRHDLRPDVYPLEMSA
- a CDS encoding ParB/RepB/Spo0J family partition protein encodes the protein MTGTPRSTEFVDINVVEIHDRLRAVNDADVKRVAESMASIGQRTPISVRYYEARPEGFPPSDMSDAMVLWTGATRLAAAKLLDWEKIECFVYDGGEDIDARLWEIAENLHRSELTALERDEHVALWVVLNEERISAQVAPKMDRGRPEGGINAASRELGIERTDAQRAVKVASLSDEAKQAAKEAGLEDNRTALLEAAKHTDAAAQVKALQDRQAKQAEDKAQREINDAHRQTIKDALPQAIKDRADYAKTTAVPTYDGLTADQRIAELEEQVRVLEADYAAAIAEIKTFSEMRAEYELGGFEKVIAGKDETIRGLRTRVSSESEEKARNFRAMEYWKKQAQLLGWRSNRAESETGPSETEQFNQIDGAAEE
- a CDS encoding DEAD/DEAH box helicase; translation: MSIIESQLQLYDFQVDAVEKLRGSFASGMRKVILAAPTGFGKTEVGIDIITRNQLKGSSAWFIVDRVTLVGQTSDRFHSYGIRHGVIQGKHDLTDYNRPVQIVSAQTLARRTMIDLPDLIIVDEAHCRYQSVIDLIAEASHSRVIGLTATPFSAGMAEDWDGVVNGTTVNELLRRGYLTPLKIKACVTPDMRNAKKKFDGEYDEEDAGQRGIIIVGDVVATWIEQTAKFFGGPVKTIVFSPSVKHGEELCRQFAEAGFNFQQISYLDKSDADRDAKIREFRKPDSVIDGLVSCAILTKGFDVKDVLCGVSCRPYAKSFSSHIQELGRVMRVAPGKEFGLWLDHSGNCVSFADDTAWLYEYGVESLSAAQRKDSEAREPTEKKKQEYFCGQCGLQIAPAAMACVACGWQRPAYGAIEVVEGSLIDVDLSAKVSFKPRSGLRAACLGDPKAVWNASLAYCMSNTRKGEDVARKWALGVWRGIYPDSRLPTGLYDVQCRPNDVEPNAWSLIEREVQRFRKNSARKAA
- a CDS encoding toprim domain-containing protein; its protein translation is MTEEEAISKACADVGIIAPKGRAAGRWLKTDTLSGRNGKGDGRVMINDACVTGFNWQTGETVTVWLQDQKSPVVRRQMREQIAKHGAEQKKRADRAAKIAGALVAVAVQQTHSYLEGKGFPDEKVLVVGADAVAEIAGRYLVPDGGKSAIVVPARVGTDIRNAQLIWECGEKKFLYGGQMEGASHRISTGRDCWHCEGLSTGLSLRAAFQALRANVTILCCFSASNVEAVTRFPSGRPFIATDNDKPLPQYDGMGAGEYFAKRSGVPFLMPPQIGDDFNDLHQREGVFVVQRLICDFLKGIRT
- a CDS encoding helix-turn-helix domain-containing protein translates to MIERDGFFSIPLLPAEMREQKQRLPEDKSEWPKRFLEEYRRLHAAFTAGKGTFVAWARKDRDPRMTRTAKLVLAYLVDCLNFNTGRCDPSQRTIADEIGVSVRTVERAIKQVMEAGWMDVSRRGKTVTNFYRFRVPKAKIDALIGAADVLRQLRIEARNTRLSLNSDPSPMSDHPASDPTPVTAHDPTSMTVRDPTPVTGKPMKRTFEDEPLNEKVTSVEKVMEDTGGDPFLPYDRHVSPNEGRFFLTELGVARSDMDDCLRRLLGGNLTPYDIEMTRQKRGAA